In Scleropages formosus chromosome 10, fSclFor1.1, whole genome shotgun sequence, a single genomic region encodes these proteins:
- the LOC114911630 gene encoding olfactory receptor 2AT4-like has product MSVGNQTSVTEFFIVGFPGLQQNYYSLIASIFFLVYMCTLVGNAAFLLLFVTDRSLQKPMYFIILNLVLSDVLFSTTTLPKIIARYWFKAGTISFTACFLQMFFVHFFGTLNSYVLLIMALDRYVAICYPLRYRTIMTNTTILITSITSWVLSVVSPVMIVIRAYPLPYCSSNTIIQCYCDHTSITTLACTDRTPYAFPAFVFAMVVLLVPLAFIVFSYCAIIVAVLRIANSQGRLKTLSTCSPQLVVIALYFLPRCFVYLASNVGITFSTDLRIAIIMLYSLLPPMVNPLIYCLRTKEVKEVLIKNLQRQKGNIGNVKMLAT; this is encoded by the coding sequence ATGTCTGTTGGAAATCAAACATCGGTGACTGAGTTTTTTATTGTGGGTTTCCCTGGACTTCAGCAAAATTACTATAGTCTGATTGcatctatttttttcttggtcTACATGTGCACTTTAGTGGGAAATGCAGCATTTCTTCTCCTATTTGTAACAGACCGGAGCCTCCAGAAACccatgtattttatcattttaaaccTGGTTCTATCTGATGTGCTGTTCAGCACCACCACTTTACCAAAGATCATTGCCAGGTACTGGTTTAAGGCAGGAACCATTTCATTCACTGCTTGCTTTCTACAAATgttctttgtacatttttttggaacGTTAAACtcatatgtattattaataatggcaTTAGATAGATATGTGGCAATTTGTTACCCTTTGAGATACCGTACAATAATGACAAATACCACTATTTTAATTACTAGCATCACTTCATGGGTGCTTTCAGTTGTAAGCCCAGTGATGATTGTAATTAGGGCATACCCCTTACCTTATTGCTCCTCCAACACAATCATTCAGTGTTACTGTGATCACACTTCAATCACAACACTGGCATGTACTGACAGGACTCCTTATGCTTTCccagcttttgtttttgctaTGGTTGTGTTACTTGTACCACTTGCCTTTATTGTATTCTCTTACTGTGCCATCATTGTAGCGGTACTTCGAATTGCCAATAGTCAGGGTCGCCTTAAAACCCTTTCCACCTGTAGTCCCCAGCTAGTCGTAATTGCCCTCTACTTCCTTCCACGGTGCTTTGTGTATCTTGCAAGCAATGTGGGAATAACATTCAGTACAGATTTGCGCATTGCCATAATCATGTTATACAGTCTGCTCCCCCCTATGGTCAATCCACTCATTTACTGTTTAAGGACTAAAGAAGTGAAGGAGGTACTGATCAAAAATCTGCAGAGACAAAAAGGGAATATAGGAAACGTAAAGATGCTTGCCACTTAA